The DNA window GCCGGTCCTGGTCGGCAGTGTGGAGGCCTTCCCTCAGGCGGAGCGGGTCCCGGCGCTGCGGGAGCAGCTCGCCCAGGCCCACGAGAAGGCGCGCATGGGGCTGGCAGCCATGTTCCACGCCGCCCAGCCCACGAAGGACGAGCGCGCCGTGCGTGCGGTCGGGTCCGTGCACCTGACGCTGCTGATCGGGGTACTGATCCAGTGGCTCATCGATCCGGCGCGCGCGCCGACGGCCTCCGAGCTGGCCGAGGGGTTGCGGCAGGTGGCCGCCACGATGCACCCGGCCTCCACGATGCACCCGTCGGAGCGGGAGCGGTGAGCAGTGAGCGGTGAGCGGTGAGCGGTGGGCGCCCAGGCGCGGTGGATGCCCGGTGGCGTCTGTCGGGTGACCGATCAGCTTTGTCGGGCGCGGAGTCGCGTCAGGGGAGCGACGCAGGTGCGACGGCCTGCCAGGCCTCCTCGCCCGTCGGGATGTCGATGGCGCGCAGGGAGCCGCCGGCGATGACGACGAGGCGTCCATCCGAGGCGTCCATCGCGGGGATGTGGGGACCCGCCCAGCCTGCAGGGCGCTCGTAGAGGACGTTGCCGGAGCCGACGTCGATCCCGACGAAGCGCATGCGGCCCGCGCCTCCGCCGTCGGAGCCGGCGACGATGACGATGCCTCCGGCCACCACGAGCATGAGTTCGGGGCTGGCGCCGGGGGCGCGGGCGTCGAGGGGGCGCGTCCAGACGACGGTCCCCGCTTTGAGGGCTTCGAGGGTGAGCTTGGGCGCGCCTTCGGTGGCCGCCGAGAGCCGCAGGGAGAGTTCTCCGACGGGCACGAGGCGGGGATTTTTGGTGCGGTCCCAGCGAGGGCCGGCGAATGCGTCTGGGGTCGGCGCCGAGGGGCACGCGATCATCGCGCCCGTCGCTCGCTGCAGGCCGGTGGCGACGCCGCCGCGGGAGAGCACGGTGATGCATCCCTCGCCGACGGAAAGCGCTTCGGGCTGACCCGGGAGATCCACGCTCCAGCGTTCGGCGCCCGTGCGCGCGTCGAGGGCGCGCAGCGAGGCGTGACCCGCGCCAGCGAGGATGGTGTCGGTGTCTGCGCAGCCCAGCACGTGGCGACCTTTCCCGGCAGGCGATGCCCAGATCCCCTCTCCGGTGCGCCCGTCGACGACCGCGACGCGGCTCTGGTCCTTTCCGTCGGACATCCAGACCACGGGATCGAGGGTGCCATCCCCGTTCGCATCGACGAAGCAGAGGTCGTCCCGGTACACCTCCAGCGCCAGGCCGCGGAGAGCGCGCGAGGGGGTGCGGGCGCTCAGCGCGCCACGCGAGGGGCGGGTGCCGTCCGGCGGTGGCTCGACCTGGATGAAGAAGAGGACGGCGAACCCGAGCGCCAGGGCGACCATGCCACCGACGGCGAGCATCCGTACGGCGGGAGAGACGGCTGGAGGTAGCTGGAGCGGTGGATTGTCGGCCCCACACTGGGGGCAACGGACATTCTCCGAGGGCTCGCCCTCCACCGCCGCCGCGCACCCCTTGCACCACCGCATCGCGTCGAGTGTACGTCGAGGGCCGCGCGGCCCGGAAGGACGTCGTCGTCCTGGCGTCGGGAGATCGTGGCCCGCCGCTCGGAATCACGCGGCGGCGGGAGCGATGGACGGGTGGAGGCGGCGGTTCAGGGCCGCGCCCGCGCCCTCGATGGCGCCGGCGCCGGCGCGCGACAGGCCTCCAGGCCCTGCCGCAAGCTGCGGAGGATGACGAACCCTTCCGCGTGGATGCCCGCATCGATCAGGGCCCGCGCGACCTCCGGGCGGACGCCGGTGAGCACGGGGCGTGCGCCGAGCAGGGTCACGGCGCGAGACAGGCGCTCCAGGGCGGCAGCGCCCTCCAGGTCGAGTGCCTCGGCGCCGGTCAGGTCGAGGATCACCTTGGCCGCGGTGCGCTGGGAGATGGCGGGGAGCAAGCGCTCGGCGAGTTCGTCGCCGCGCGCGGCGTCGATGAGGCCGATGAGGGGCACGGCCAGTGTCCCTTCCCACACCTCGAGGATCGGCGCCGAGAGGGTGACGATCTGCTGGCGTTGCTGCTCGACGAGGGCGAGGGAGCGGTTGAGTTCGTCGATGAGGCGGCGCTGTGCCTCGACTTCCACTTCCGCCTTGCGCTGCGCGGTCAAGTCGAGCTGCTGGACCAGGACGGCTCGACCCCCGGTCACCGGATCCGTCGTCGCGCGCGCCTCGACGAGGTGCAGCCGTTCGTCGTCGGGAGGGCCGACGGGGATCTCCGCCGAGAACGGCACGTGTTCTCCGGTGAGGACACGCAAGATGGCCGCGGAGATACCTGGATCCGGAAACAGTGCATCGAGGCGGGTAGCGCTGTGCGTGGCACGCAAGGCCGCAGGGTTGTGGAAGAGGATGTGTCCTTCCCCATCGACGAGGCTGATCAAGACGGAGGTGTGACGGACCGCCTCCACCCCGCGCACCATGGAGTCGTCGATGCCTGCCTGACGAGGGAGCGCCTGGAACAGGATGCCCGTGCGGCCGTCGTCGAGGCGCACGCCCTGACCGTGCAGCGTCATGGTGGCAGGCACGCCGCGTGGGTAGAGGGTCCAGTCCTCCTCGACGGTCTGACCGTCGAGGATGGCGCGCAGGTAGTTCTCGAGGCGGGTACGCGTGGACGCCGACAGATCCGAGAGATCCCGCGAGAGCAGCTCTGCCCGATCCGAAGCCCGCCAGAGCGCGACGGCCTTGCTGTTCGCCCAGGGAAACCGGCAACGCTCGTGATCCCAGACCCAGGTGGGGAGGATGGACAGCTCGAGGGCCGAGAGTTGCTGTTCGAGGCTCATGAGCGGGCCCATGCTTCTTACGATGCTCGCGCGTCATCCGCACGCTTCGCGGACCGCTGGGTAAGCCACGTCGCGTCCGGCGTGCGCGGCGTGACAGAAGGCGAACGCTCCGGATGAGCGGCCTCGGGCAGCGCAGGACTACGGCTTCGGGATGCGCAACGTCGCACTGATCATCGCATTGCCGCTCAGCACGAAGAGCAGGCTGAGGGGGTGAAGGACGCCAGGACCGAGGCGGATCTCGCCGAGCCAGAGTTGCTCGTGGACGTGGCCCATCGAGAACAGGATGCCGAGGACGAGCACCAGGAGCAGGCTCGAGGGGATCGGGGTGCCCTGGTAGTACTTCACCTTGCCGCTGTCGTCGCTGAGCGACGCGGCGGTGACGTTGTACCTGGCAAGACGGCTGATCCCGCAGCAGACGAAGAAGACCAGCGCCACCATGTCCCAGGCACCGCGCAGGCCCAGGGTGTATCCGAGCACAGCGGGGGCGACACCGAAGGAGATCACGTCCGCGAGCGAGTCCAGATCGGCGCCGAGGGGCGAGTGTTTGCGCCGCCAGCGTGCCACCGTCCCATCGAGGATGTCGCAGATGAGCGCGAGGGGCAGGAGACC is part of the Chondromyces crocatus genome and encodes:
- a CDS encoding PQQ-binding-like beta-propeller repeat protein — translated: MRWCKGCAAAVEGEPSENVRCPQCGADNPPLQLPPAVSPAVRMLAVGGMVALALGFAVLFFIQVEPPPDGTRPSRGALSARTPSRALRGLALEVYRDDLCFVDANGDGTLDPVVWMSDGKDQSRVAVVDGRTGEGIWASPAGKGRHVLGCADTDTILAGAGHASLRALDARTGAERWSVDLPGQPEALSVGEGCITVLSRGGVATGLQRATGAMIACPSAPTPDAFAGPRWDRTKNPRLVPVGELSLRLSAATEGAPKLTLEALKAGTVVWTRPLDARAPGASPELMLVVAGGIVIVAGSDGGGAGRMRFVGIDVGSGNVLYERPAGWAGPHIPAMDASDGRLVVIAGGSLRAIDIPTGEEAWQAVAPASLP
- a CDS encoding TetR/AcrR family transcriptional regulator encodes the protein MGHRENLLAGAKQCLLERGYAHTTARDLVAASGTNLASIGYHFGSKEALLNEAMILLLDEWATEMERILRAEPAADPAQQFELTWSRMLASFAEIRPVLVGSVEAFPQAERVPALREQLAQAHEKARMGLAAMFHAAQPTKDERAVRAVGSVHLTLLIGVLIQWLIDPARAPTASELAEGLRQVAATMHPASTMHPSERER
- a CDS encoding CDP-alcohol phosphatidyltransferase family protein translates to MPPASERPRRFSMLRSFVLADLITLGNAASGTLSLFFCLNYLDTHERTYVWFALGLLPLALICDILDGTVARWRRKHSPLGADLDSLADVISFGVAPAVLGYTLGLRGAWDMVALVFFVCCGISRLARYNVTAASLSDDSGKVKYYQGTPIPSSLLLVLVLGILFSMGHVHEQLWLGEIRLGPGVLHPLSLLFVLSGNAMISATLRIPKP
- a CDS encoding STAS domain-containing protein, with product MSLEQQLSALELSILPTWVWDHERCRFPWANSKAVALWRASDRAELLSRDLSDLSASTRTRLENYLRAILDGQTVEEDWTLYPRGVPATMTLHGQGVRLDDGRTGILFQALPRQAGIDDSMVRGVEAVRHTSVLISLVDGEGHILFHNPAALRATHSATRLDALFPDPGISAAILRVLTGEHVPFSAEIPVGPPDDERLHLVEARATTDPVTGGRAVLVQQLDLTAQRKAEVEVEAQRRLIDELNRSLALVEQQRQQIVTLSAPILEVWEGTLAVPLIGLIDAARGDELAERLLPAISQRTAAKVILDLTGAEALDLEGAAALERLSRAVTLLGARPVLTGVRPEVARALIDAGIHAEGFVILRSLRQGLEACRAPAPAPSRARARP